Proteins from a genomic interval of Medicago truncatula cultivar Jemalong A17 chromosome 3, MtrunA17r5.0-ANR, whole genome shotgun sequence:
- the LOC25488820 gene encoding pentatricopeptide repeat-containing protein At5g61400 isoform X1, which yields MLSPHFFTQFCQELLSFSASSNAMLKLLRRKNILITFNKNLSSITKSTSFSSNSFIKNTNTKNNITKTTSLKKQHLHISNKPTTLPSLRECNALLHSLVKSKKFDSVWSVYNNLLSRGLLPTLITYGILLNCCCNQGDFSNARKVFDEMIQRGIVPNVVVYTTLIRVFCNEGDMDEAERFLKLMRESGVEPNLYTYVTLIDGYCKTGNVKRVFEIYSDMLRNGLHPDVVTFAILVDVLCKVGDLEAARNCFVYMDKFGVFPNLYVYNCLIDGYCKAGDLVEAMRLRDEMERNGVFGDVFTCSILVKGLCDSGRFEEAKNLMEEMEKAGVFANAVTYNAVIDGYCKMGDMEKAIEVCSQMTERKIEPNVITFSTLIDGFCKKGNMKAAMGLYIEMVIKGLVPDVVTYTALIDGHCKVENSKVAFELHKEMMEAGLTPNVVTVTSLIDGLLKEGKTYGAIKLFLEKTEVGSPGGKTDHSGVCSPNEVMYAALIQGLCKDGRIFKATKFFKDMRCSGFKPDMVLYVIMLEAHFRFKHMFDVMMLHADMLKTGVLRNTSVCRVLTRGYEENGGLKLDRYKK from the coding sequence ATGTTGTCTCCCCACTTTTTCACTCAGTTTTGTCAAGAGCTATTGTCCTTTTCTGCTTCTTCAAACGCAATGTTGAAGTTGTTACGTCGCAAAAACATTCTAATCACATTCAACAAAAACCTTTCATCAATCACCAAATCAACCTCTTTCTCTTCAAACTCCttcataaaaaacacaaacaccaAAAACAACATCACAAAAACAACTTCACTCAAAAAACAACACCTTCACATCTCAAACAAACCCACCACATTACCTTCTTTACGCGAATGCAACGCACTTCTTCATTCGTTAGTTAAATCAAAGAAGTTTGATTCCGTGTGGAGTGTTTATAATAACTTGTTGTCGCGTGGGTTATTGCCTACTCTGATCACATATGGAATTTTATTGAACTGTTGTTGTAATCAGGGTGATTTTAGTAATGCCCGcaaggtgtttgatgaaatgattCAAAGAGGAATTGTACCTAATGTGGTGGTTTACACTACTCTTATTCGAGTTTTTTGTAATGAGGGTGATATGGATGAAGCAGAGAGGTTTCTTAAGTTGATGAGGGAATCTGGGGTGGAACCGAATTTGTATACTTATGTTACTCTTATTGATGGGTATTGTAAAACGGGTAATGTTAAACgtgtttttgaaatttatagTGATATGTTACGGAATGGTTTGCATCCTGATGTTGTGACTTTTGCGATTTTGGTAGATGTTTTGTGCAAGGTGGGTGATTTGGAGGCTGCGCGGAACTGCTTTGTTTATATGGATAAATTTGGTGTTTTTCCTAATTTGtatgtttataattgtttgaTTGATGGTTACTGTAAGGCGGGGGATTTGGTTGAAGCAATGCGATTGCGAGATGAAATGGAACGGAATGGAGTTTTCGGGGATGTTTTTACTTGTAGTATACTTGTTAAGGGTTTATGTGACTCGGGTAGGTTTGAGGAAGCTAAGAATTTGATGGAGGAGATGGAAAAAGCAGGGGTTTTTGCTAATGCTGTGACTTACAATGCGGTGATCGATGGATACTGCAAAATGGGTGATATGGAGAAGGCTATTGAGGTGTGTTCACAAATGACTGAAAGGAAGATAGAACCCAATGTGATTACATTTTCTACATTGATTGATGGGTTTTGCAAGAAAGGGAACATGAAAGCTGCTATGGGGTTGTATATAGAAATGGTTATCAAAGGTCTTGTGCCTGATGTGGTGACTTACACGGCTTTGATCGATGGCCATTGCAAGGTTGAGAATAGCAAAGTGGCTTTCGAATTGCATAAGGAGATGATGGAAGCAGGACTAACACCAAATGTTGTCACAGTTACTTCTTTGATTGATGGCCTCTTGAAAGAAGGAAAGACTTACGGTGCAATCAAACTTTTCTTGGAGAAAACTGAAGTTGGTTCCCCTGGAGGTAAAACGGATCATAGCGGGGTGTGTTCTCCAAATGAGGTTATGTATGCTGCTTTAATTCAAGGTTTATGCAAAGATGGGCGTATTTTTAAGGCCACTAAGTTTTTCAAAGATATGAGATGTAGTGGTTTCAAACCAGACATGGTGCTTTATGTTATCATGTTGGAGGCACATTTTCGATTCAAGCACATGTTTGATGTAATGATGTTGCATGCAGACATGCTGAAGACGGGTGTTCTAAGAAATACTTCCGTATGTCGTGTGTTGACTAGAGGTTACGAAGAGAATGGAGGTTTGAAACTAGACCGatacaaaaaatag
- the LOC25488822 gene encoding uncharacterized protein isoform X3, with translation MDEETEVAATECAVGVGATKGAVGVGSTEGVIEAKANPESTQQAAAELPPFPTTRCKRPNANGMTFLDILESNMTQY, from the exons ATGGACGAGGAAACTGAAGTTGCAGCTACGGAGTGCGCAGTTGGAGTTGGAGCTACGAAGGGCGCAGTTGGAGTTGGATCTACGGAGGGGGTGATTGAAGCCAAAGCTAACC CTGAATCTACTCAACAAGCAGCTGCTGAGCTCCCCCCTTTTCCCACTACTAGGTGTAAGAGACCTAATGCCAATG GAATGACTTTTTTGGATATTTTGGAGTCAAATATGACTCAATACTAA
- the LOC25488820 gene encoding pentatricopeptide repeat-containing protein At5g61400 isoform X2 encodes MLSPHFFTQFCQELLSFSASSNAMLKLLRRKNILITFNKNLSSITKSTSFSSNSFIKNTNTKNNITKTTSLKKQHLHISNKPTTLPSLRECNALLHSLVKSKKFDSVWSVYNNLLSRGLLPTLITYGILLNCCCNQGDFSNARKVFDEMIQRGIVPNVVVYTTLIRVFCNEGDMDEAERFLKLMRESGVEPNLYTYVTLIDGYCKTDVLCKVGDLEAARNCFVYMDKFGVFPNLYVYNCLIDGYCKAGDLVEAMRLRDEMERNGVFGDVFTCSILVKGLCDSGRFEEAKNLMEEMEKAGVFANAVTYNAVIDGYCKMGDMEKAIEVCSQMTERKIEPNVITFSTLIDGFCKKGNMKAAMGLYIEMVIKGLVPDVVTYTALIDGHCKVENSKVAFELHKEMMEAGLTPNVVTVTSLIDGLLKEGKTYGAIKLFLEKTEVGSPGGKTDHSGVCSPNEVMYAALIQGLCKDGRIFKATKFFKDMRCSGFKPDMVLYVIMLEAHFRFKHMFDVMMLHADMLKTGVLRNTSVCRVLTRGYEENGGLKLDRYKK; translated from the exons ATGTTGTCTCCCCACTTTTTCACTCAGTTTTGTCAAGAGCTATTGTCCTTTTCTGCTTCTTCAAACGCAATGTTGAAGTTGTTACGTCGCAAAAACATTCTAATCACATTCAACAAAAACCTTTCATCAATCACCAAATCAACCTCTTTCTCTTCAAACTCCttcataaaaaacacaaacaccaAAAACAACATCACAAAAACAACTTCACTCAAAAAACAACACCTTCACATCTCAAACAAACCCACCACATTACCTTCTTTACGCGAATGCAACGCACTTCTTCATTCGTTAGTTAAATCAAAGAAGTTTGATTCCGTGTGGAGTGTTTATAATAACTTGTTGTCGCGTGGGTTATTGCCTACTCTGATCACATATGGAATTTTATTGAACTGTTGTTGTAATCAGGGTGATTTTAGTAATGCCCGcaaggtgtttgatgaaatgattCAAAGAGGAATTGTACCTAATGTGGTGGTTTACACTACTCTTATTCGAGTTTTTTGTAATGAGGGTGATATGGATGAAGCAGAGAGGTTTCTTAAGTTGATGAGGGAATCTGGGGTGGAACCGAATTTGTATACTTATGTTACTCTTATTGATGGGTATTGTAAAACGG ATGTTTTGTGCAAGGTGGGTGATTTGGAGGCTGCGCGGAACTGCTTTGTTTATATGGATAAATTTGGTGTTTTTCCTAATTTGtatgtttataattgtttgaTTGATGGTTACTGTAAGGCGGGGGATTTGGTTGAAGCAATGCGATTGCGAGATGAAATGGAACGGAATGGAGTTTTCGGGGATGTTTTTACTTGTAGTATACTTGTTAAGGGTTTATGTGACTCGGGTAGGTTTGAGGAAGCTAAGAATTTGATGGAGGAGATGGAAAAAGCAGGGGTTTTTGCTAATGCTGTGACTTACAATGCGGTGATCGATGGATACTGCAAAATGGGTGATATGGAGAAGGCTATTGAGGTGTGTTCACAAATGACTGAAAGGAAGATAGAACCCAATGTGATTACATTTTCTACATTGATTGATGGGTTTTGCAAGAAAGGGAACATGAAAGCTGCTATGGGGTTGTATATAGAAATGGTTATCAAAGGTCTTGTGCCTGATGTGGTGACTTACACGGCTTTGATCGATGGCCATTGCAAGGTTGAGAATAGCAAAGTGGCTTTCGAATTGCATAAGGAGATGATGGAAGCAGGACTAACACCAAATGTTGTCACAGTTACTTCTTTGATTGATGGCCTCTTGAAAGAAGGAAAGACTTACGGTGCAATCAAACTTTTCTTGGAGAAAACTGAAGTTGGTTCCCCTGGAGGTAAAACGGATCATAGCGGGGTGTGTTCTCCAAATGAGGTTATGTATGCTGCTTTAATTCAAGGTTTATGCAAAGATGGGCGTATTTTTAAGGCCACTAAGTTTTTCAAAGATATGAGATGTAGTGGTTTCAAACCAGACATGGTGCTTTATGTTATCATGTTGGAGGCACATTTTCGATTCAAGCACATGTTTGATGTAATGATGTTGCATGCAGACATGCTGAAGACGGGTGTTCTAAGAAATACTTCCGTATGTCGTGTGTTGACTAGAGGTTACGAAGAGAATGGAGGTTTGAAACTAGACCGatacaaaaaatag
- the LOC25488823 gene encoding galactoside 2-alpha-L-fucosyltransferase — protein MKKFHRNVPVFTSTRLFASLFLLTLFLFSLSFILPSSPLSSTTTPPTSLLHLKQNQQLGLKSDASDSKVFPNDKLLGGLLASGFDDRSCLSRYRSVKGLSGNPSPYLISRLRKYEALHKKCGPYTESYNKTVKDLNSGHLSESPDCKYVVWISFSGLGNRILTLASAFLYALLTNRVLLVDPGVDMVDLFCEPIPDVSWFLPPDFPLNSQFLSLNQKSDQCHGKMLKNKSVTNSKVPSSVYLHLAHDYDDEDKLFFCDEEQQFLQKVPWLMMKTDNYFIPSLFLMPSFDQELSNLFPNKDKVFHFIGRYLFHPTNKVWGFVSRYYQAYLANVDERVGIQIRVFDTRPGPFQHVFDQILACTLKENILPDIDKKHDNIGSLKNLKSKAVLMTSLNSGYFEKVRDMYWEYPTVTGEVIGVYQPSHEGYQQTEKQIHNQKAWAEMYLLSLTDVLVTSSWSTFGYVAQGLGGLKPYILYKPENETAPNPPCRRAMSMEPCFHAPPFYDCKAKRGTDTGALVPHVRHCEDMSWGLKVVDNNSASY, from the exons ATGAAGAAGTTCCATAGAAATGTTCCTGTTTTCACTTCCACGCGTTTATTcgcttctctttttcttttaactctttttctcttttctctctccttcattcTTCCATCTTCTCCATTATCATCAACTACAACTCCTCCTACCAGTCTTCTTCAtctcaaacaaaatcaacaactag GTTTGAAGAGTGATGCCTCTGATTCTAAAGTGTTCCCAAACGATAAACTACTTGGTGGACTTCTAGCATCTGGATTTGATGATAGATCCTGTCTCAGCAGGTATCGTTCAGTTAAAGGACTATCAGGGAATCCATCTCCTTACCTAATTTCAAGATTACGAAAATACGAAGCTCTCCACAAAAAATGCGGACCTTATACCGAATCCTACAATAAAACAGTAAAGGATCTCAATTCTGGCCATTTAAGTGAGTCCCCAGACTGTAAGTACGTAGTTTGGATTTCATTTAGTGGTTTAGGGAACAGGATATTGACCTTAGCTTCTGCATTTCTTTATGCTCTCCTCACAAATCGTGTTCTTTTGGTTGACCCTGGAGTCGATATGGTCGACCTCTTTTGCGAACCGATTCCAGATGTCTCCTGGTTTCTCCCTCCTGATTTCCCTCTCAACAGTCAATTTCTTAGTTTGAATCAGAAATCTGATCAATGTCATGgaaaaatgctaaaaaataaatcagtCACGAATTCCAAAGTACCTTCTTCTGTCTACCTTCATTTGGCgcatgattatgatgatgaggATAAGCTTTTCTTCTGCGATGAAGAACAACAATTTCTGCAGAAAGTTCCTTGGTTAATGATGAAAACAGATAATTACTTTATCCCGTCGTTATTCTTGATGCCGTCTTTTGATCAGGAGCTCAGTAATCTCTTTCCAAACAAGGACAAAGTTTTCCATTTCATAGGCAGGTATTTGTTTCACCCTACAAACAAAGTTTGGGGATTTGTTTCTAGATACTATCAAGCTTATTTAGCTAATGTTGATGAAAGAGTTGGCATCCAGATTAGGGTTTTCGACACGAGACCCGGTCCATTTCAACATGTATTCGATCAAATCTTAGCTTGCACTTTGAAGGAGAATATCTTGCCTGATATTGACAAGAAGCATGATAATATtggttcattaaaaaatttgaagtcGAAAGCGGTACTAATGACATCCTTAAATTCTGGTTATTTCGAAAAAGTAAGAGACATGTATTGGGAATATCCAACTGTGACCGGAGAAGTTATTGGTGTTTACCAACCAAGCCATGAGGGATATCAACAAACTGAGAAGCAAATACACAATCAAAAAGCTTGGGCAGAAATGTATCTATTGAGTTTAACCGATGTGTTGGTGACTAGCTCGTGGTCTACTTTCGGCTACGTGGCACAGGGGCTTGGAGGTTTGAAACCTTATATCCTATACAAACCTGAGAATGAAACTGCTCCTAACCCTCCTTGTCGACGTGCAATGTCAATGGAGCCGTGTTTTCATGCTCCTCCTTTCTATGATTGTAAGGCTAAGAGAGGCACTGACACAGGTGCACTTGTTCCTCATGTAAGACATTGTGAGGATATGAGTTGGGGTCTTAAGGTTGTAGACAATAATAGTGCTAGTTATTGA
- the LOC25488818 gene encoding putative pentatricopeptide repeat-containing protein At1g74400: MNNVEPDQIVLTTALSACADAGGLEMGEWIHDFVRRKQGMKIDLHLNNALINMYAKCGDIGNARKLFDNTRNKDVTTWTSMIVGHAVHGEAREALQLFSEMNFIVSPNDVTFIGVLMACSHAGLVEEGKRNFRSMNEDYGIEPREPHFGCMVDLFCRSGHLREAYDFIMEMPVPPNAVMWRTLLGACSLHGNLKLATEVRDKLINLDPGYVGDSVALSNIYADKEMWDKKIIVRNQIKQSKAHGFSSIEVGSLVS; encoded by the coding sequence ATGAACAATGTGGAGCCTGATCAAATTGTTTTGACGACTGCTCTCTCTGCTTGTGCGGATGCTGGGGGACTCGAAATGGGTGAATGGATTCATGATTTTGTTCGGCGTAAACAAGGGATGAAAATTGATTTGCATTTGAATAATGCTCTTATAAATATGTATGCTAAGTGTGGTGATATTGGAAATGCAAGGAAGTTGTTTGATAATACAAGAAACAAAGATGTCACAACTTGGACTTCTATGATTGTTGGGCATGCGGTACATGGCGAAGCACGTGAAGCTCTTCAACTTTTCTCAGAAATGAACTTTATTGTTTCCCCAAACGATGTAACGTTCATTGGAGTTTTAATGGCTTGTAGCCATGCAGGGTTGGTCGAGGAAGGGAAACGAAATTTTCGAAGTATGAACGAAGACTATGGTATAGAACCAAGAGAGCCTCATTTTGGCTGCATGGTGGACCTCTTCTGCCGAAGCGGCCATTTGAGAGAAGCATATGACTTCATTATGGAGATGCCGGTGCCTCCGAATGCAGTCATGTGGCGAACCTTACTGGGGGCGTGTAGCCTCCATGGTAATTTAAAGCTAGCCACTGAAGTTCGGGATAAGTTGATCAACTTGGACCCTGGCTATGTTGGTGACAGTGTTGCTTTGTCAAATATTTACGCGGATAAAGAAATGTGGGATAAAAAGATTATTGTTAGGAATCAGATTAAACAGTCTAAAGCTCATGGCTTCAGCTCAATTGAAGTGGGAAGTTTGGTTAGTTAA
- the LOC25488822 gene encoding uncharacterized protein isoform X1 — protein MDEETEVAATECAVGVGATKGAVGVGSTEGVIEAKANPESTQQAAAELPPFPTTRCKRPNANGNRRTSSVWLDFNPLPNEREPTTACKHCHKRYRCDSKLNGKSSMLAHCRVYLKKSENMLNDPRQTNLINGKGGFLLLGVRDLMPMVIGEPLPFGLILIHYPMNENLQPLVNTAIKDIVVILN, from the exons ATGGACGAGGAAACTGAAGTTGCAGCTACGGAGTGCGCAGTTGGAGTTGGAGCTACGAAGGGCGCAGTTGGAGTTGGATCTACGGAGGGGGTGATTGAAGCCAAAGCTAACC CTGAATCTACTCAACAAGCAGCTGCTGAGCTCCCCCCTTTTCCCACTACTAGGTGTAAGAGACCTAATGCCAATGGTAATAGGAGAACCTCTTCCGTTTGGCTTGATTTTAATCCATTACCCAATGAACGAGAACCTACAACCGCTTGTAAACACTGCCATAAAAGATATCGTTGTGATTCTAAATTAAATGGGAAGTCCAGCATGTTAGCACACTGTAGAGTCTACCTTAAGAAATCAGAGAACATGCTAAATGACCCTAGGCAAACAAATCTTATAAATGGGAAGGGTGGTTTTCTACTACTAGGTGTAAGAGACCTAATGCCAATGGTAATAGGAGAACCTCTCCCGTTTGGCTTGATTTTAATCCATTACCCAATGAATGAGAACCTACAACCGCTTGTAAACACTGCCATAAAAGATATCGTTGTGATTCTAAATTAA
- the LOC25488822 gene encoding uncharacterized protein isoform X2 has protein sequence MDEETEVAATECAVGVGATKGAVGVGSTEGVIEAKANPESTQQAAAELPPFPTTRCKRPNANGNRRTSSVWLDFNPLPNEREPTTACKHCHKRYRCDSKLNGKSSMLAHCRVYLKKSENMLNDPRQTNLINGKGGFLLLGVRDLMPME, from the exons ATGGACGAGGAAACTGAAGTTGCAGCTACGGAGTGCGCAGTTGGAGTTGGAGCTACGAAGGGCGCAGTTGGAGTTGGATCTACGGAGGGGGTGATTGAAGCCAAAGCTAACC CTGAATCTACTCAACAAGCAGCTGCTGAGCTCCCCCCTTTTCCCACTACTAGGTGTAAGAGACCTAATGCCAATGGTAATAGGAGAACCTCTTCCGTTTGGCTTGATTTTAATCCATTACCCAATGAACGAGAACCTACAACCGCTTGTAAACACTGCCATAAAAGATATCGTTGTGATTCTAAATTAAATGGGAAGTCCAGCATGTTAGCACACTGTAGAGTCTACCTTAAGAAATCAGAGAACATGCTAAATGACCCTAGGCAAACAAATCTTATAAATGGGAAGGGTGGTTTTCTACTACTAGGTGTAAGAGACCTAATGCCAATG GAATGA